A genomic stretch from Festucalex cinctus isolate MCC-2025b chromosome 13, RoL_Fcin_1.0, whole genome shotgun sequence includes:
- the camkk1b gene encoding calcium/calmodulin-dependent protein kinase kinase 1b isoform X3, whose product MSVTSDDPDAEHHGELADMLAAMSVNVASDTYRPAATRRARLSDRKLSLQERGGRLVRQPTIETKRVSITDTQDFVQLNQYKLKKEIGKGSYGVVKLAYNEDSEQYYAMKVVSKKKLMKQFGFLRRATPSQHEAFPKSSLALEKIYREIAILKKLDHPNVVKLVEVLDDPDEDGLHMAFELMTKGPVMEVPTDEPLMEEQARFYFRDLVLGMEYLHYHKIIHRDIKPSNLLLADDGHLKIADFGVSNQFEGADALLSGTAGTPAFMAPETMEDHRPEFSGKALDVWAMGVTLYCFVYGKCPFYDDYVVSLYNKIKNKAVEFPQTPGTSEQLQHLIGSMLDKNPQSRITLANIKLHPWVTECDANPLPLEEDHCTAVEVTDEEVEKSVTLVSSLSAVILVKSMLRKRSFSNPFECQARRAERSMSAPGGLLLGSWGLLGSSVQLHPSLRKTSGEGSREGELEDLYEDEAFTECTDTGQT is encoded by the exons ATGAGTGTGACGAGCGACGACCCCGATGCCGAGCACCACGGCGAGCTGGCCGACATGCTGGCGGCCATGAGCGTCAACGTGGCGTCCGACACCTATCGGCCGGCCGCCACCCGCCGGGCCCGCCTCTCCGACAGGAAGTTGTCTCTGCAGGAGCGCGGCGGACGCTTGGTCAGGCAGCCGACCATCGAGACCAAGAGGGTGTCCATCACTGACACGCAG GACTTTGTGCAGCTCAACCAGTACAAGCTGAAGAAAGAGATTGGAAAG GGTTCTTACGGTGTGGTCAAACTGGCTTATAATGAAGACTCTGAGCAGTATTAT GCCATGAAGGTTGTTTCAAAGAAGAAGCTCATGAAGCAGTTTGGTTTTCTGC GTCGCGCAACGCCCAGCCAGCACGAGGCCTTCCCCAAATCCTCACTGGCGCTGGAGAAGATCTACCGGGAGATCGCCATCCTCAAGAAGCTGGACCACCCCAACGTGGTCAAGCTGGTGGAG GTGCTGGATGATCCCGATGAAGATGGTCTTCACATGG CGTTCGAGCTTATGACCAAAGG tccagTGATGGAGGTGCCGACGGACGAGCCGCTGATGGAGGAACAAGCTCGCTTTTACTTTCGAGACCTCGTGCTGGGCATGGAGTATC TGCACTACCACAAAATCATCCACCGGGACATCAAGCCGTCCAACCTGCTGCTGGCCGACGACGGCCACCTCAAGATCGCCGACTTCGGCGTCAGCAACCAGTTCGAGGGGGCCGACGCGCTGCTGTCCGGCACGGCCGGCACGCCGGCCTTCATGGCACCCGAGACCATGGAGGATCACCGGCCGGAATTTAGCGGAAAG GCGCTGGACGTATGGGCCATGGGCGTGACGCTCTACTGCTTTGTCTATGGCAAG TGTCCTTTCTATGACGACTACGTGGTGTCGCTGTACAACAAGATCAAGAACAAAGCGGTGGAATTTCCACAGAC GCCTGGCACGAGCGAGCAGCTCCAACATCTGATCGGCAGCATGTTGGACAAAAACCCACAAAGCAGAATCACACTCGCAAACATCAAA CTGCACCCGTGGGTGACGGAGTGCGACGCCAACCCGCTCCCCCTGGAGGAGGATCACTGCACGGCGGTGGAGGTGACGGACGAGGAGGTGGAGAAGAGCGTCACGCTGGTCTCCAGCCTCTCGGCCGTG ATCCTGGTGAAGTCCATGCTACGGAAGCGCTCGTTCAGCAACCCCTTCGAGTGTCAGGCCAGACGGGCAGAGAGGTCCATGTCTGCCCCCGGTGGGCTTCTCCT TGGTTCTTGGGGTCTTTTGGGGTCTTCGGTTCAGCTGCATCCGTCTTTGAG
- the LOC144000427 gene encoding dicarboxylate carrier UCP2-like isoform X1 translates to MVGRGDSADLNPSVPIKLFSAGTAGCVADLVTFPLDTAKVRLQIQGESKPLVKGQRATYRGVFGTILTIIRVEGPRGLYNGLVAGLHRQMSFASVRVGLYDTMKQLYSRGSENAGIASRLLAGCTTGAMAVAAAQPTDVVKVRFQAQVRLPQDGSATRYSSTLDAYRTIARDEGVRGLWKGCLPNIARNAIVNCSEMVTYDIIKERILQYKLMTDNMPCHFTAAFAAGFCTTVVASPVDVIKTRYMNSVPGQYSGAINCAFTMLLKEGATAFYKGYVLEQLFHRRGRLYSSTGISPFTATEYIRQVYLSTGKACL, encoded by the exons aTGGTCGGCAGGGGAGATTCTGCCGACTTGAACCCGTCGGTGCCCATCAAGCTCTTCTCGGCCGGGACGGCCGGCTGCGTGGCGGACCTGGTCACCTTCCCATTGGACACGGCCAAAGTCAGACTGCAG ATTCAAGGTGAATCGAAGCCCTTAGTAAAAGGCCAGAGGGCCACGTACCGAGGTGTGTTTGGCACCATCTTGACCATCATAAGGGTCGAGGGTCCCAGGGGCCTCTACAATGGACTGGTGGCCGGCCTGCACAGACAGATGAGCTTCGCCTCGGTGCGAGTGGGCCTGTATGACACCATGAAGCAGTTGTACAGCAGGGGCTCAGAGA ATGCTGGCATCGCCTCGCGGTTGCTGGCAGGCTGCACCACGGGGGCcatggcggtggcggcggcccaGCCCACCGACGTGGTGAAAGTCCGGTTCCAGGCGCAGGTCCGTCTGCCCCAGGATGGCTCGGCGACCAGATACAGCAGCACCCTGGACGCCTATAGGACCATAGCCAGGGATGAGGGGGTCCGAGGCCTGTGGAAAG GTTGTCTGCCAAACATCGCTCGCAACGCCATTGTGAATTGCTCCGAGATGGTCACCTATGACATCATCAAGGAGCGTATCCTGCAGTACAAGTTGATGACGG aTAACATGCCGTGCCACTTCACAGCCGCCTTCGCCGCCGGATTTTGTACCACGGTGGTGGCCTCTCCGGTGGACGTGATCAAAACGCGCTACATGAACTCGGTGCCGGGCCAGTATAGCGGCGCCATCAACTGCGCATTCACCATGCTGCTCAAAGAGGGGGCCACCGCCTTCTACAAGGGGTACGTGTTAGAACAACTCTTTCATCGCCGCGGACGTTTATATTCGTCAACCGGAATCTCGCCATTTACCGCCACTGAATATATTCGCCAAGTGTATTTGTCAACAGGAAAAGCTTGCCTGTGA
- the c2cd3 gene encoding LOW QUALITY PROTEIN: C2 domain-containing protein 3 (The sequence of the model RefSeq protein was modified relative to this genomic sequence to represent the inferred CDS: deleted 1 base in 1 codon), with protein MKSRRQASVKAAGGTKQKALCEVAASTSLPPLVEGELRCFLRVTVSRLRWIVARPPPATRVRLRWWGESSDGTHFNPRDDAQSLHRNIKTTARFPVRCGPKQLTSYLADMGNLVLEVLSKQDHLPVARAQVREISRLSHSQPITGFHTLVSPTSKKLGELEVSLHLEPLAAACDNRSSSVPATDFSSNVPQVASLATFDDPPPTNSNKSYEGSDGNAPRGKDHSYSQTTQTDKDQSVEKLKLRATSQIAVDQPRDDILSVILERGNKLRDAMVVSALKSDIDSSPVLKDLQLPLQRYKSRLPSMPPEMLLENVPHADSVVKHTGSDAVVDCGLGYSPDMDHRAVNLLLGRLKTSPPPLWEGQSSFPESLSSHSSASGDSELGDPLYDHSLLENLFYKTPTSELRPDETTGDSIVQKKTSSGSEKQLREPASRSCDDPVSELHGALTDVGRPLSQEQLTFLSFMRSAKVTIESMSVPAGCASPPPRKNSSKSPSLLCRKKCTYFVEYTFPKPSSSSRPGRSVMPGVEVTRAASSNVTGGEVSFHQLSVFPVRFGKTTLELWWATDLLFRIYVRKNDQKKAVVIGEAAHPLRCLLQSQQLCQSLTLPVHAVEGAMRELCLLRVLLELSTNRGSEISEKRDASSSRSTRTPPRESDTTSRCVNLCSEDPAARLSEDYALRVPVQHSVVAPPPTHHTTPAAYTSRRPAADDPEILLHTLLMVPDGKNFTSGPAQAVNVYLNCKLFWCDEVARSVVSWGRANPSFNFVQVTPVPLTAHILERMRNNMMVIEVWQKTGGSSHEKLLGLVKLPLHQFYMSFRDPKITHLLLQAQYPVLGVDCYMPVVDVFSGGCRGSLRVTLAMGLCEQVLALQRARDEECDSMGSPPVRPLHLLDHQPSAPTKIITSQARATTEHVFMIRVEKVMGLTPLQSTVWGEADCYIQYAFPCQEGADVDATLDEYNTNLKTFRTTTTLCAPDPVFGHTETHALFAPEGVPVQKLLLSSLSSQGLSGGGGVHFEVWCRYYYPNVRDQLVAKGILPLSKLCAMVTMQGRHPDEAQMFSLPLLPKVDGLPTHQPRPSGLLDVCVRYKHRPVRADVPTGRGAASCLVTLVLQVHRGCGLQAAARVIARQDERFDYFAKVGVNSYVSVHLSFLPDDEPTCTRVAARTFCPEFDHHADVRCDTLVHKSGGETCSLAEQLADALAVFTVWNKDSRKGFTSKPPDVMLGTVKIPLVDLLRKTTGISGWFGIYASRESPSSQHMLVGGLEISVGFAHHSERERVIQAARDLGWDPTQAQVDCDDLGAWEQSTGKLSLTFSIPRAWLPLHCLLLPGHDTLQRSTYCYLCYKFYELEAFCSHMKHPCAGEATEGGQTTVTFQGSRTVELVSSQPLMWYLREERLEVQVWVAFQKDKSQRPRDTDRLLGSAFIDLSSLVKAHKQKSTLSGVYPLFERTAADLQGAALRVHISLTAGCSPTVEDDSVESDSQEEALVEEQAPPQTTESQTTQDVALSQPNEIISDDESFPVTLAVHSAKNLSLNGCPPSASGEGALCCYVSYVTADSAEPVSTAVVADTNCPVWDHQRDCRLSKQLLLDPQQSLMFKIWHKGASEAEQGIGFASVDLTPLLCGLQSLCGWYNVTDLSGHCHGQLKVTVKPLKWLQDLRWQKKSAVDAAVGMEEGRAQLVCEIQPSSQVAPRSYQTTATYSSFPSHISRYPEQHISSPNRMDDLFPKISVPSERERHHEHMQKVRLHHQSLQEQAGLHSVCNGSGDNNPSSSLLFSTIRKIMSEQDNIQRYFSSKIASPAFLPAAEQDEQKRVESDTRQLLVTSQALPDDVHNGRRLEAISSILHDRSAKENHSDMISSPHVASCPRSPFPTSQPEEEEACGHDEEAGVTDDDEERKSQCSEEEEEDYEEVVVEPRHLNEVTISTDKTDLWNSILSDRDNPEAQEESRTKSSRKQEVDKSSQEESSISQSDDDDDTTTAAGAAGPTPEKQVSLPNFFLPSHQLEASLRVVRLAPSFSNSSSDAERGLTPPHIPRRGPRRCPDMSPTSRKRQTQRFARICATRFDDDDDD; from the exons ATGAAGAGCCGTAGACAGGCCTCGGTCAAAGCCGCCGGGGGCACGAAGCAGAAAG CCCTGTGCGAGGTGGCGGCCTCCACAAGCCTGCCCCCCCTAGTGGAAGGAGAGCTGCGCTGCTTCCTACGTGTGACCGTGAGCCGTCTGCGCTGGATCGTGGCCAGGCCTCCGCCGGCAACGAGGGTGCGTCTGCGTTGGTGGGGGGAGTCATCGGACGGCACGCACTTCAACCCTCGGGATGACGCTCAGTCCTTGCACAGGAATATCAAAACTACGGCGCGTTTCCCCGTACGCTGTGGCCCCAAGCAGCTCACCTCTTACCTGGCAG ATATGGGAAATTTGGTGCTGGAGGTTTTGAGCAAGCAAGATCACCTTCCCGTCGCGCGAGCTCAGGTGAGAGAGATCTCCCGCCTGTCCCACTCGCAGCCCATCACTGGATTTCACACCCTGGTGTCACCCACCTCCAAGAAGCTTGGCGAGTTAGAG GTTTCGCTCCATTTGGAGCCTCTGGCCGCAGCATGCGACAACCGCAGCTCCTCGGTTCCTGCCACCGACTTCAGCAGCAACGTTCCTCAGGTCGCCTCGCTGGCCACGTTTGACGATCCCCCGCCCACCAACAGCAACAAATCATACGAGGGCAGCGATGGAAACGCGCCAAG AGGGAAAGACCACTCATATTCTCAAACCACGCAGACAGACAAGGATCAGTCAGTGGAGAAATTGAAGTTGCGAGCAACCTCTCAAATAGCTGTGGATCAGCCGAGAGATGACATCCTGTCAG tcattttggagCGTGGCAACAAACTTCGGGACGCCATGGTTGTATCAGCGTTGAAAAGCGACATAGATTCTTCCCCGGTTCTCAAAGACCTCCAACTCCCTCTCCAGAGGTACAAGTCCAGACTGCCCTCCAT GCCCCCTGAAATGTTACTTGAAAACGTCCCGCACGCTGATTCAGTTGTCAAGCATACGGGCAGCGACGCGGTTGTAGACTGCGGCCTCGGTTATTCTCCTGACATGGACCACAGAGCTGTCAATCTCCTCCTTGGCAG GTTGAAGACATCTCCCCCGCCTCTGTGGGAGGGCCAAAGCTCCTTCCCCGAGTCTCTGTCCAGTCACAGCAGCGCGAGTGGAGACAGTGAACTTGGCGACCCGCTGTATGATCACAGCTTGCTGGAAAATCTATTCTACAAAACCCCC aCGTCAGAGTTAAGACCAGATGAGACCACAGGTGACAGTATAGTGCAGAAGAAGACTTCATCCGGGTCCGAGAAACAGTTAAGAGAGCCCGCGTCCAGGTCGTGCGACGA TCCTGTTTCAGAGCTTCACGGTGCTCTGACGGATGTCGGCCGTCCTCTGAGTCAGGAGCAGCTGACGTTTCTGAGTTTCATGCGATCAGCCAAAGTGACCATCGAGTCCATGAGTGTGCCCGCAGGGTGCGCGAGCCCCCCACCTAGGAAGAACTCAAGCAAATCTCCTTCACTGTTATGCAGAAAAAAGTG CACGTATTTTGTCGAGTATACCTTCCCCAAGCCTTCCTCCTCCAGTCGACCTGGACGAAGTGTGATGCCAGGCGTGGAGGTGACCAGAGCTGCTTCCAGTAATGTCACAGGAGGAG AGGTGAGCTTCCATCAGCTCTCTGTGTTTCCCGTCCGCTTCGGCAAAACCACACTGGAACTCTGGTGGGCAACCGATCTCCTTTTTCGAATTTACGtcagaaaaaatgaccaaaagaaA GCTGTCGTCATCGGAGAAGCCGCTCATCCACTGCGATGTCTGCTGCAGAGTCAGCAGCTCTGCCAGTCGCTCACTCTGCCGGTGCACGCCGTCGAGGGCGCTATGCGCGAACTCTGTCTTCTCAGG GTCCTGCTTGAACTTTCTACTAACAGGGGCTCTGAAATCTCAGAAAAAAGAGACGCCTCATCGTCACGATCCACGCGCACTCCTCCGAGAGAGTCCGACACGACGTCGCGATGTGTCAACTTATGCTCGGAGGACCCAGCCGCTCGCTTGTCAGAAGACTACGCGCTGAGGGTTCCCGTTCAGCACTCCGTAGTagcccctcctccaacacatcaCACAACACCGGCGGCGTACACGTCGCGGCGTCCGGCGGCGGATGACCCTGAGATCCTTTTGCACACATTGCTGATGGTCCCGGATGGCAAGAACTTCACCAGTGGGCCGGCACAGGCCGTCAACGTGTACTTGAACTGTAAGCTCTTCTGGTGTGACGAGGTGGCGAGGTCTGTGGTCAGCTGGGGACGCGCCAACCCTTCTTTTAATTTTGTCCAG GTAACTCCCGTGCCTTTGACTGCACACATACTGGAGCGTATGAGGAACAACATGATGGTGATCGAAGTTTGGCAGAAGACGGGCGGATCCAGCCACGAGAAACTCCTCGGTCTCGTTAAGCTGCCTCTACACCAGTTCTACATGTCCTTCAG GGATCCAAAGATCACCCACCTCCTTCTGCAGGCACAGTACCCCGTTTTAGGGGTGGACTGCTACATGCCAGTGGTGGACGTATTCTCGGGCGGCTGCCGAGGAAGCCTCCGTGTCACGCTGGCCATGGGCCTCTGCGAGCAGGTGCTCGCCCTGCAGCGCGCCAGAGACGAGGAGTGCGATTCGATGGGCAGCCCGCCCGTTAGACCTCTTCACTTGCTTGACCACCAGCCCAGTGCGCCCACCAAG ATAATCACATCTCAGGCACGAGCGACGACCGAGCACGTGTTCATGATCAGGGTGGAAAAGGTGATGGGCCTGACACCTCTGCAGTCTACAGTGTGGGGGGAGGCCGACTGCTACATACAGTACGCTTTCCCTTGCCAAGAAGGCGCTGATGTGGATGCCACCCTCGACGAATATA ACACCAACCTGAAGACTTTTCGTACCACCACCACTCTGTGTGCGCCCGACCCGGTGTTTGGCCACACGGAGACGCACGCCCTCTTTGCTCCTGAAGGTGTTCCCGTTCAGAAGCTACTTCTCAGCTCTCTTTCCAGCCAAGGGCTCAGTGGCGGCGGGGGTGTCCATTTTGAAGTGTGGTGCAG ATATTATTATCCCAATGTGCGAGACCAGCTGGTGGCCAAAGGAATTCTCCCCTTGTCCAAGTTGTGCGCCATGGTCACTATGCAGGGACGGCATCCCGATGAGGCCCAGATGTTCTCGCTACCTCTGCTCCCCAAAGTAGATGGCCTACCGACACATCAGCCTCGGCCCTCTG GCCTCCTGGATGTGTGCGTGCGCTACAAGCACCGACCAGTGAGAGCAGACGTGCCCACTGGCAGAGGAGCCGCCTCTTGCCTTGTGACCCTTGTGCTTCAAGTCCACAGAGGGTGTGGTTTGCAGGCAGCAGCCAG GGTCATAGCCCGACAAGACGAAAGGTTCGACTACTTTGCCAAGGTGGGCGTCAACTCCTACGTGAGCGTCCATTTGTCCTTCTTGCCCGACGACGAGCCGACGTGCACCCGCGTGGCCGCCAGGACCTTCTGCCCTGAGTTTGACCACCACGCCGATGTGCGCTGCGACACGCTCGTCCACAAGAGCGGCGGGGAAACCTGCAGTCTGGCAGAGCAGCTGGCGGACGCTTTGGCCGTCTTCACCGTCTGGAATAAAGACAGTCGCAAAG GTTTTACTTCCAAGCCCCCAGATGTGATGTTGGGCACTGTGAAAATCCCATTGGTAGATCTCCTCCGGAAAACAACAG GTATTTCCGGCTGGTTCGGGATCTATGCATCCCGGGAATCTCCTTCAAGTCAGCACATGTTGGTTGGAGGTCTGGAAATCTCCGTCGGCTTTGCCCACCACTCGGAGCGGGAGCGGGTCATTCAGGCCGCTCGGGATTTGGGCTGGGATCCGACCCAGGCTCAGGTGGACTGTGACGACCTGGGCGCCTGGGAGCAGAGCACCGGGAAGTTATCTCTGACCTTCTCCATTCCCAGAGCCTGGTTACCGCTCCACTGCTTGCTCCTGCCGGGGCACGACACCCTGCAGCGCTCCACATACTGTTACCTCTGTTACAAGTTCTATGAGCTTGAGGCCTTCTGCTCGCACATGAAGCACCCGTGCGCCGGCGAGGCGACCGAGGGCGGCCAGACCACCGTGACATTCCAGGGGAGTCGCACCGTGGAGCTGGTGAGCTCCCAGCCGCTCATGTGGTACCTTCGAGAAGAGAGGCTGGAAGTGCAGGTGTGGGTGGCTTTCCAGAAGGACAAAAGCCAGAGGCCCCGGGACACGGACCGCCTGCTGGGGTCCGCCTTCATCGATTTGTCCTCACTTGTGAAGGCTCACAAGCAGAAGTCGACACTCAGCG GAGTGTATCCGCTGTTC GAGCGCACGGCGGCAGACCTGCAGGGCGCCGCTCTCCGTGTGCACATCAGCCTGACCGCCGGTTGCAGTCCAACTGTGGAAGACGACTCAGTGGAGTCCGACAGCCAGGAAGAAGCCTTAGTAGAGGAGCAGGCGCCGCCTCAGACTACGGAAAGCCAAACCACTCAAGATGTCGCATTGTCGCAGCCGAACGAAATAATCAGTGACGACGAGTCCTTTCCGGTCACGCTTGCCGTGCACAGTGCCAAAAACCTCAGTCTGAATG GCTGCCCACCATCTGCCAGTGGCGAAGGGGCGCTGTGCTGCTACGTCTCGTACGTCACCGCTGACTCTGCGGAACCCGTATCTACGGCGGTGGTGGCCGACACAAACTGCCCCGTGTGGGACCACCAGCGCGACTGCAG GCTTTCTAAGCAGCTCCTACTTGACCCACAACAGAGCTTGATGTTCAAAATCTGGCACAAAGGCGCCTCCGAAGCGGAGCAGGGGATCGGTTTCGCCTCTGTCGACCTCACCCCGTTGCTGTGTGGCCTGCAGTCGCTGTGCGGCTGGTACAACGTGACCGACTTAAGCGGCCATTGCCACGGTCAGCTCAAAGTGACCGTCAAGCCGCTGAAATGGTTACAAGACCTCCGCTGGCAAAAGAAATCCGCTGTGGATGCGGCG GTAGGCATGGAGGAAGGTCGCGCCCAGCTTGTCTGTGAAATTCAG CCTTCATCCCAGGTTGCGCCTCGCAGCTACCAGACCACAGCCACGTACAGCAGCTTCCCCTCTCACATCAGTCGATACCCTGAGCAGCACATCTCGTCCCCCAACCGCATGGATGACCTCTTTCCCAAAAT CTCTGTGCCCAGTGAGAGAGAGCGCCACCATGAGCACATGCAAAAGGTGCGTCTTCATCATCAGAGCCTTCAGGAGCAAGCTGGCCTGCACTCGGTCTGCAATGGCAGCGGCGACAACAACCCCTCCAGCTCTCTGCTCTTCTCCACGATCAG AAAGATTATGAGTGAGCAGGACAACATCCAGAGATACTTCAGCAGCAAGATTGCGTCGCCTGCCTTCCTGCCTGCCGCCGAACAAGACGAGCAGAAGCGGGTTGAGAGTGACACGCGGCAACTTCTTGTCACGTCCCAAGCGTTACCTGACGATGTCCACAATG gtCGCCGCCTAGAAGCCATTTCCTCCATCCTCCATGATAGATCAGCCAAAGAAAACCACTCTGACATGATCTCCAGCCCACACGTCGCTTCTTGCCCCCGGTCGCCATTTCCAACATCTCAGCCTGAGGAAGAAGAGGCCTGCGGCCACGACGAGGAAGCAGGAGTCACTGATGACGATGAAGAACGTAAATCACAGtgcagcgaggaggaggaggaggattacGAGGAAGTGGTGGTGGAGCCGAGACATTTGAATGAGGTGACGATTTCCACGGATAAGACCGATTTGTGGAATAGCATCCTATCGGACCGGGACAACCCGGAAGCTCAGGAGGAGAGTCGGACAAAATCCAGCAGGAAACAGGAAGTTGACAAGTCATCACAAGAAGAATCTTCAATCTCTCAGagcgacgacgatgatgacacGACGACAGCAGCCGGTGCTGCAGGGCCCACGCCGGAGAAACAAGT CTCCCTTCCCAACTTTTTCCTGCCATCCCACCAACTGGAGGCCTCACTGAGAGTGGTACGCTTGGCGCCCTCATTCTCCAATTCATCCAGCGATGCA GAGCGTGGCCTGACTCCGCCTCACATTCCTCGCAGGGGTCCTCGACGCTGTCCCGACATGTCGCCCACTTCCAGGAAGAGACAGACGCAAAGATTTGCCAGAATCTGCGCCACTCGCTttgacgacgatgacgacgattAG
- the LOC144000427 gene encoding dicarboxylate carrier UCP2-like isoform X2 gives MVGRGDSADLNPSVPIKLFSAGTAGCVADLVTFPLDTAKVRLQIQGESKPLVKGQRATYRGVFGTILTIIRVEGPRGLYNGLVAGLHRQMSFASVRVGLYDTMKQLYSRGSENAGIASRLLAGCTTGAMAVAAAQPTDVVKVRFQAQVRLPQDGSATRYSSTLDAYRTIARDEGVRGLWKGCLPNIARNAIVNCSEMVTYDIIKERILQYKLMTDNMPCHFTAAFAAGFCTTVVASPVDVIKTRYMNSVPGQYSGAINCAFTMLLKEGATAFYKGFMASFLRLGSWNIVMFMSYEQIKRGAARLQQSMESS, from the exons aTGGTCGGCAGGGGAGATTCTGCCGACTTGAACCCGTCGGTGCCCATCAAGCTCTTCTCGGCCGGGACGGCCGGCTGCGTGGCGGACCTGGTCACCTTCCCATTGGACACGGCCAAAGTCAGACTGCAG ATTCAAGGTGAATCGAAGCCCTTAGTAAAAGGCCAGAGGGCCACGTACCGAGGTGTGTTTGGCACCATCTTGACCATCATAAGGGTCGAGGGTCCCAGGGGCCTCTACAATGGACTGGTGGCCGGCCTGCACAGACAGATGAGCTTCGCCTCGGTGCGAGTGGGCCTGTATGACACCATGAAGCAGTTGTACAGCAGGGGCTCAGAGA ATGCTGGCATCGCCTCGCGGTTGCTGGCAGGCTGCACCACGGGGGCcatggcggtggcggcggcccaGCCCACCGACGTGGTGAAAGTCCGGTTCCAGGCGCAGGTCCGTCTGCCCCAGGATGGCTCGGCGACCAGATACAGCAGCACCCTGGACGCCTATAGGACCATAGCCAGGGATGAGGGGGTCCGAGGCCTGTGGAAAG GTTGTCTGCCAAACATCGCTCGCAACGCCATTGTGAATTGCTCCGAGATGGTCACCTATGACATCATCAAGGAGCGTATCCTGCAGTACAAGTTGATGACGG aTAACATGCCGTGCCACTTCACAGCCGCCTTCGCCGCCGGATTTTGTACCACGGTGGTGGCCTCTCCGGTGGACGTGATCAAAACGCGCTACATGAACTCGGTGCCGGGCCAGTATAGCGGCGCCATCAACTGCGCATTCACCATGCTGCTCAAAGAGGGGGCCACCGCCTTCTACAAGGG ATTCATGGCCTCCTTCCTGCGCTTGGGCTCATGGAACATCGTTATGTTCATGAGCTACGAGCAAATTAAAAGAGGTGCTGCAAGATTGCAGCAATCCATGGAGTCTTCCTGA
- the camkk1b gene encoding calcium/calmodulin-dependent protein kinase kinase 1b isoform X4, with the protein MSVTSDDPDAEHHGELADMLAAMSVNVASDTYRPAATRRARLSDRKLSLQERGGRLVRQPTIETKRVSITDTQDFVQLNQYKLKKEIGKGSYGVVKLAYNEDSEQYYAMKVVSKKKLMKQFGFLRRATPSQHEAFPKSSLALEKIYREIAILKKLDHPNVVKLVEVLDDPDEDGLHMAFELMTKGPVMEVPTDEPLMEEQARFYFRDLVLGMEYLHYHKIIHRDIKPSNLLLADDGHLKIADFGVSNQFEGADALLSGTAGTPAFMAPETMEDHRPEFSGKALDVWAMGVTLYCFVYGKCPFYDDYVVSLYNKIKNKAVEFPQTPGTSEQLQHLIGSMLDKNPQSRITLANIKLHPWVTECDANPLPLEEDHCTAVEVTDEEVEKSVTLVSSLSAVILVKSMLRKRSFSNPFECQARRAERSMSAPGGLLLKTSGEGSREGELEDLYEDEAFTECTDTGQT; encoded by the exons ATGAGTGTGACGAGCGACGACCCCGATGCCGAGCACCACGGCGAGCTGGCCGACATGCTGGCGGCCATGAGCGTCAACGTGGCGTCCGACACCTATCGGCCGGCCGCCACCCGCCGGGCCCGCCTCTCCGACAGGAAGTTGTCTCTGCAGGAGCGCGGCGGACGCTTGGTCAGGCAGCCGACCATCGAGACCAAGAGGGTGTCCATCACTGACACGCAG GACTTTGTGCAGCTCAACCAGTACAAGCTGAAGAAAGAGATTGGAAAG GGTTCTTACGGTGTGGTCAAACTGGCTTATAATGAAGACTCTGAGCAGTATTAT GCCATGAAGGTTGTTTCAAAGAAGAAGCTCATGAAGCAGTTTGGTTTTCTGC GTCGCGCAACGCCCAGCCAGCACGAGGCCTTCCCCAAATCCTCACTGGCGCTGGAGAAGATCTACCGGGAGATCGCCATCCTCAAGAAGCTGGACCACCCCAACGTGGTCAAGCTGGTGGAG GTGCTGGATGATCCCGATGAAGATGGTCTTCACATGG CGTTCGAGCTTATGACCAAAGG tccagTGATGGAGGTGCCGACGGACGAGCCGCTGATGGAGGAACAAGCTCGCTTTTACTTTCGAGACCTCGTGCTGGGCATGGAGTATC TGCACTACCACAAAATCATCCACCGGGACATCAAGCCGTCCAACCTGCTGCTGGCCGACGACGGCCACCTCAAGATCGCCGACTTCGGCGTCAGCAACCAGTTCGAGGGGGCCGACGCGCTGCTGTCCGGCACGGCCGGCACGCCGGCCTTCATGGCACCCGAGACCATGGAGGATCACCGGCCGGAATTTAGCGGAAAG GCGCTGGACGTATGGGCCATGGGCGTGACGCTCTACTGCTTTGTCTATGGCAAG TGTCCTTTCTATGACGACTACGTGGTGTCGCTGTACAACAAGATCAAGAACAAAGCGGTGGAATTTCCACAGAC GCCTGGCACGAGCGAGCAGCTCCAACATCTGATCGGCAGCATGTTGGACAAAAACCCACAAAGCAGAATCACACTCGCAAACATCAAA CTGCACCCGTGGGTGACGGAGTGCGACGCCAACCCGCTCCCCCTGGAGGAGGATCACTGCACGGCGGTGGAGGTGACGGACGAGGAGGTGGAGAAGAGCGTCACGCTGGTCTCCAGCCTCTCGGCCGTG ATCCTGGTGAAGTCCATGCTACGGAAGCGCTCGTTCAGCAACCCCTTCGAGTGTCAGGCCAGACGGGCAGAGAGGTCCATGTCTGCCCCCGGTGGGCTTCTCCT